A segment of the Gemmatimonadota bacterium genome:
GAGCAAATTGCACAGGGCGCGGAATGCCACGCCAAAACCATCAATACCACTAAAGCCGCCAAATTGTCCACCGCCCTTTACATGCGGTTCCAGATCGATAAATACACCCGGCACCCCCAGTTCCTGAAACTGGCTTTGCAGGCGCGGTACGAGTGTTTTAAAATCCCGCAGGACCATTTCATGTCCGGCATCGCCCTGATCCACGGGAATAAACCGCGTCAATCCTCTCTCTGTTGCGCGGTCCAGCATCGGCTGATTGGCCGGCGCGTTAAATCCTTTGATGTGTATCCATCCCAATCCGGGCTTTGTTTTCTCATATTCGGCAAAAACGCTGTCCGGGCTGTGTCCCATGCTTTCCATATTGCCCACATCCATGATGATGCAGGTGTTGGGACTGTCGATCTTTTCGTGCAGTGCGAGCAGTGTTTCGCCATCTCCGCCGATTAAATGCGATTCTACTTCAGAACCGTAGATCAGGCCTTCGCTTGCACACAGGGCCACAATTTCTGAGAGCTGATCTGCCGCTTGATTTAGATGCGGCCAGGGATCGGTCCCATGTGGGTGGTAATAGCTAAAGCCGCGGATGAGTTTTGTGTCAAATGCATGGGCGAGTTCGATGGCGCGTTTGACATCTGTCTCCAGATATTCCTTAAACGGCACATAGCGATTGTCGGTCCCGTCATTCACGTCCAGCAATTTTATTTTTCCAAGTGGCGATCCAATGCTCGATACCGAAATACCAAATTCACCGTGCATTTTTTGGAGTTGTACAATCTCCTGCGCGGTCAATTCCATGGCGTTCTTTACGCCATTGCCCACGTCGATAAAACGGATTGTGTAATAAGACAAGCCAAGCGCGCGCATCATGGTAAACTGCTCTTCGGCACGCTTGCTCTCCGGTCCTTCGTCGGCAAAACCCGATAAAATCACCTCTGCCACAATAATGCTCCTTTCTATGAATCAGGCCAAAGCACGGGAATCAATCGCGGTGTGCCAGTGCCCTGATCGCAAGCTGGCGTAATCTCAATTGATTGACTATCCCTGAAATCCACGTTGGCCAATACAATGGCTGATAAAAAAGTACACGATCCTCCGGGGGCTATTTCAGAGGGTGTACATACATCTTCGCTCGTCCCCAACGGGGTGTCGTTTTCACCCAACACACGCACGCGCACCTTAAGGCCCGTGAGTTCCAAGCCCGATTGACTGTCAAGATTACCACTAATGCGGATAAAGCTCGATGGACTTTCAGGTGTACCCGCAGCTTCGCCTATAATGGATGGGTTGCCCAAGACGACTAAATCTTCGGGAATAAAAACCCGCGATCCAGCAGAGTCGTCTTTAGAACATCCAAATAAAAAAAAGACGGACAAAAACCCAATGATATATTTCATCGCTGTGTCCTCTGTTGTGTGATACGGCGCGTTTGACGCAACAATATACACGCCAATACTGTATCGGGCAAGGGGGGTATCAGTAGTTAGCTGGCTACTGACCACTTTCCTCAAAATCAAATGTCACCACATTCTGCACGCCCGATAGATTCGAACGCGGGGCAAATTCCATTGTCAATGCAATTTTCTGCACCTGTCCCGCGTCAAATCTGGAAAACCGATGGGTTGTGCGGGCTATTTCTTCGCTGTTAGCGGTCTGCAATTTCCAGGTCATGATAAATGGGCTGATAATCGGTACTGGTCCCGTATTGACGACATCGGCCAGGATGTTTACTCCCACAATATCACCCGTTGCATTGTAGGTCGGCTCGCGGTGTACGTTGGCAATGGACATAAAATCCGAAAGAAGATCGTTCTCGGGCGATATGGGAACGCCCCCACAGCCGAGCAAAAGGCACGCGATCAGCCATCTCATGGATTATTCACTTTCCAAAATACGCTATACCTATCAGGCCGATGAGCCAGCAATAATAGGCAAATCGTGCAAAATGCCCGCCACTGAGCAATCCCAGGAGCCATCGAATGGCAAATACGCCAGACGCATAAGCGACAATAGCACCGATTAGCAGGGTCCATAGCGCGTTCATTTGTGGGGGATGGGCGAGCAGGTCGCCGACCTCTAATGCGGTTGCGCCCAAAATGATGGGGATGGATAATAAAAAAGAAAATGTTGCGGCTTCGCGGCCGTCCAGCCCGCGCAACAGGCCCATGCCAATGGTTGAACCCGATCTGGAAATTCCCGGCAATACGGCGAGTGCCTGTGCACAGCCGATTAAAATGGCGTCTAAAAATGTAATTTTTACGCGGTTTGCGCGCGCAAACCGCGTGCTCCACAAAATACAGCCGGTCGCGATCAAGAATCCGCACACGGCGATTGGGCTGGCGAAAGCCTCTTTGAGGATGTCTTTGAACAGGATTCCCACGACGCCTGCGGGAATAGATCCGATTATCAACAGGTAGATTGTGTGCCAGGATGCGCTATCGCGTCGCAAACAGCCGACGACTAAGTTGCTGATTCGCACGCGCAATGCGGTTACTATAGCCAGCAAAGTCCCAAAGTGTACGATCACTTCAAAGGTTATATTACCGGTTTGGATGCCCCATGCCGCTTGTCCCAATGCGAGATGTCCCGAACTGCTTACGGGCAAAAATTCGGTTAGCCCTTGCAATAGTCCTAAGAGCATGGCTTCAAATGGTGTCAAGAGATTTCCTCAACAATTCTATCACGGGGGTCATAGATGCATCGTTGCAGATTACAATATCGTAAGCGCGCAGATATGCAGCGCGATTTTCTTCGATTGATTCGTTCAAAAATCCCACGCGAATGATACAGTCTGCATCGGCGTCGTTCACCATCTGTGCATCTTCTATGGTGTCTCCCAGGAGGAGGACGTAGCTCTGTGGGGTACTTGCATGACGCGCTTTGTTAAAGCTGTGAATTATTGGTTCGCAAAATTCCGCCACTGCGCCATGTGTATCGAATATCAATTTGTTTGCCGTTATTGTCACATTTGCAGTGAGCAATGATCTGACTTTTAAGAATTTTGAAATTACGTTGCCAATGCCCGCGGATAAAATTGATAGAGGTATCTCTCTGTCTGCCAATATTTTAAAAAGATCGATGGAACCATCGCGCAAGCGCATGAAATCACGGATAGCAATGTCTTCTATTATCTCTTCGGTAAGTCCGTATTTTTGCATCATCGCAAGTGCCGCCATCCACCAATCGCGCATGGCTTTTTGTTTTTTCCGGTGCGAGATTGTCTGCGATATTTCAATGGGGCGATACCGCGCGTACAGGCGATCCATTTCAACGCGATACGTTTCTCCCAAATAGGCTCCGTGCGCAATTACCGAATAGGAGGTCGCATCTTGCCCATCTTCTGTTCGCGCTTTTGTCAATGTGCGGTCCCAATCGCTGACCACACACAGTTGCCCGGTTCTCGTATGGCTGTTCAATTGCGCGATTTTGCCCTGCAGGACTACCTTATCAGCAATTAATACGCGTTCCATAGTTATTCTTCAATCCGCTCGCTGATCTCACCGGTTTCTTTGTCTTTTACAATTCGCTTCAGGCGTCCATCGGGCATGCGCTCGGTTTTCAGGGTGACAAATGGTGCATCTGTTTCGGTCGATGTGGTTTCCCGATCTATTTCACCGCCGCGCCATTCCATTTCTATCGGCTCCCATTGTTTTGTTTTTGCCGATTTGTAACACGCGTCTATAATCGCATTGACGACATAGCCGTCATACAGTGTTTCCATTGGTTCGCGTCCTTCATCCCAGGCGTTGAACATATCTACAAACATGTCCGAATATCCCAGTTCGGCGACTTCGTCTCCCACTGGGAAGAGCCATCCCGTATCGCCTTCGGCTTTTTCCGCTACATAACCTCCTTGTCCCACAGCCGTGAACATGTCAAATCCAGTGCGCAACCAGTGGTTGAGCCAGATTGTTCCTTCTGTGCCTGCCACCTCATCCCGCAGGTCCATGCCTCCGCGAAATGCCCATCCGACTTCAAATTGGCCCATGGATCCATTTTCAAATTTGATTAATCCAATTCCGTGATCCTCTGCTTCGACTGGATGTACGAGTGTGTCGGACCAGCACATCGCTTCTACTGGGCGAATGCCTTTGCCGATGAAGTTGCGAATGATTTCGATGCAGTGACATCCCATATCGACGATTGCACCGCCACCAGCTTTGTTTATGTCCCAGAACCAATCGCTATGGGGACCGGGGTGTGTTTCGCGCGATCGCACCCATAAGATGCGGCCCAGTGCGCCGTTTTTCACGGATTCGAGGGCTTTTAGGGTTTTGGGAGGATATACCAGGTCTTCGAGATACCCGCCAAATACGCCCGCTTTTTCCACTGCCTCCAGAATTTGCCGGGCTTCCTCAGCAGTGCGGCCGAGAGGTTTGGTACAAAATACGGCTTTGCCGGCTTGTGCCGCGAGTCTTGCGGCTTCGAGGTGTAGATCGTTGGGTAAGCCGATTACCACGCCGTCGGTTTCCTCGTCTTCAATTGCGGTTTTGAGATCCGTTGTCCATTTTGGTATGTCCCATTCTTCCGCAAATGTCCTGGCGCGTTCTTCGGTCCGCGAATACACGACCTGCACGCGATCAATTCCCCGATGTCTGTGCAAGGTCATGGTGTAAAACATTCCGATCAGTCCAGTTCCCAACATGGTCAATTTATGTCCTTCAGCCATTTTAATCTCCTTGTCTTTTTGTATCCTATAGGATACATTTAACAAATGATAGAAATTCGTCAGACAAATGTTTACATGGAAAAAAACAATCATGGCAAAAACAAAAACATACCCCTGGAATGCGGCGACCCATCTGAAGACTAAAGAAGATATCGCCGCGTATCTCGAAGCCGTGCTCGAGGATGGCGACCCCAATTTAATCACTGCTGCCTTGGGCGACATTGCCTGTGCCAAAGGTATGACACAAATTGCTCGGGAAACCGGTCTTGGACGCGCAAGCCTCTACAAAGCATTGTCACCTGAAGGTAATCCGGGTTTTGCCACAGTGCTCAAGGTTATACACGCATTGGGATTTCGATTGCACGCGACCCCTATTTGATTACTAAAAAGCGATCAGTAGTTAGCAAAACAGCGTTGGCTGAATCACGCCTTCATGCGTTAAGAGAAATCTTTTCTTGTCCATCCCTCCAGCATATCCCGTGAGATGACCAGATGCGCCGATTACGCGGTGACACGGTACCACTATTGCTACAGGATTTTTGCCATTGGCCGCGCCCACGGCTTGCGATGCGTCCGTATTGCCCAGTGCACGGGCGATGTCGCCATAGGTTCGCGTCTCTCCAAAGGGTATTTCCAACAGTAATTCCCACACGCGCTTTTGAAAATCTGTTCCTCGCAAATCCAACGGCAAATCAAAAACTTTCAGCGTTCCTTCGAAATACATCGCGAGTTGTTCGTCCGCCGTATTTATGATGGGATGATTCACAGCGCGAGGGAAATTTATCTTCGCCTGTTCCGTGCGATCACCTTCAAATGCAATTGCATGTACGCCATTATCTGAGGCCAACACGGTCAACGGTCCCAGTGGACTTGCCATATCTTCCCAGGTGGTCCCTCGCGGTAATTGTTTGAATATCTGTAGATTGAACACAGCGACCTCCGTGGATAAGTCTTGCCTTATATTATACAAAAAAACGGGACGTATGCTCAAAAGAACATACATTCCGTTAGGGGAGAAAGATGGACAGGTTTACTCAATCGGCTTAAAACAGTATCCCACGCCTCTCACTGTGCGGATCATTTCCTGTGCTGTGCCCAGTTTTACCTCATCTCAATTCTTGAATCCCCTTGTATTCCGTGTTATATTGAGCGGTCAAGTTGTAGGCTCTTAACCATCTACATGGGCAGCGGTGTCACTGACGGCAGTCCCATTAACCCAGAGTTCTGATTCACTGAGTCTGACCTACGGGTTTTATCCTGTTCATCCTTTCATCCTGCTTATCCTGATTCTGACAGTTTTCATGGCCCTTTCATCTGAAATACAAGCTGAAACATCTCCCGCTCCGGATACGATAACGTTTCGGTCTATTTTGTTGGGGTTGGTGACCATTGCGGTTGCGACGTGGTATATGAGTTATTTTGCGGGGAATCTGGTTAAGAGCTATTTGCCCGTGGCTGCTTTGATTCCCTTTGTGATGTGGGTGGGGATCAATGTGGGGTTGATTCATTTCGCGCCGCGATTCGCGCTGTCTCGCATTGAGTTGCTCACGATTTTTTCGATGATGTGGATTGTCGGCAGTTTGCCAGCGGTGGGGTGGGGGTTTTATGCGGTGAGTCTGATTCCGTCGCCCGAGTTTTTCGCCTCGCCGGAAAATCGCTTGCGAGATACGGTCATTCCCTTTTTGCCCAGGTGGTTCTTTTTGGACGCCAATATACCCGATGTGCGGGCGGTGTACACCGGGCGTCATCGCGGCGACCCCGTGCCGTGGTTGCTGTGGGTGCGGCCTTTTTTCTGGTGGTTTGTCGGCTGTATTAGCGCGGTGATGGCGGGTTTTTTTGGCAGCGTGCTTTTTTTTAAGCAGTGGCAGGAAAAAGAGCGTCTGGTCTTTCCCATGTCCGAATTTCCTGTGGCTTTGATCGAGGGCGCAGATGAAGGCCGCGTGCCCGCTGTGTTGCGAGACAAAATTTTCTGGATTGGGTTCTGGTGTGTGGGCGGTGTGATTTGCTGGAATATTGTGGGCTATTTTCAACTGAATATGCCCCGGATTACGATTTTTGATCACTATCTTACCAAAGCCGTGGATTTGGGTCCGTATTTTCCTGCGTATTATTTGCGCGTGCAACCGCTGATTATGGGCCTGGCATATCTTTGTCCGGCCGATATTTTGTTCAGTGTGTGGTTTTACAATGTGATCAATATTTTTAAGGTTGGGCTGCTGAATCGAACGGGCTTTACGGTGGGATTAGAGGGGCAGCCTGCTAAGGCCGGTGAGATTGCGATGCTCGAGATGCACGGCGCGCTGGCTTGCCTGGTGCTGTGGTCGGTGTGGGTTGCGCGGAAGCACTTAAGGGAGACGGTGCAAAAGGCTTTGAACCGTTCCCGCGCAGTTGATGATGGCGTGCCCGTTACGTATCGCACGGCATGGGTTGGGCTGGGGTTGGCAACGGTTGGTGTCGGCGGCTGGATGATGTCCTCGGGAGTGGGGTTCTGGGCGATGGTGGGGCAACTCATTCTGATGTTTATGTGTTATTTCGGCATTGCGAAATACGCGGCCGCAACCGGATTTACCTATCTCAATCCCGCTGGTGGTAAAGGCGTGGCGCTGATTCACTCTGTGATTGGTACGTCGAGGCTTTCGCCCACGTCGCAGTCGATGCTAATTCTGTTCAATCGCAATGTGTTTTTGGGAGCCTCAATCCGAACGACCTGTCTGGCTGCTATTCCGCATATTTTTCGCATGTTTGGCAATTCGCTGCGCCGGCATCCGTGGATATGGGGGATGGTGCCGCTGGCGTATTTGGTCGGGTATATGAGTGCGGGTGGTTTTTATTTGTTTCGGTGTTATGACGAAGGCGGGTTGAATGGGCTGCTGGTGTCGTGGCCTATGGATTCACTCATTTCGCGGGTGCCCTATATTGAGGGCAGCAAAATATCGGTTTTTGATACGCAAAAGCTCGGTGTGTGGTTGTTTGGTTTTGCAGAAGCAGGTGTTTTGACTTATTTGCGTTCGCAGTTTGCGTGGTGGCCTTTTCATCCAGTCGCCATTGCGTTTCCGCCCGGGCGATATGCGTTTTGTTTGTTGCTCGTGTGGCTGGTGAAGGTGGCTGTGTTGCGATTTGGGGGCGTGCAGCTTTACAGGCGGTCGCTGCCGTTCTGGTATGGCGCTATTGTCGGGTATTTATTTGGCATTGCGCTATCGAGTGTTGTGGATGCGATCTGGTTTCCAGATAGCAGGCATTTTGTTCACGGTTGGTAAAGGGGAGTGCGATTATGTCTGATGCAGAAGTAAAAAAGTTATATGGGAGTGCGACAGTGAGCCCGTCGGAAGATGTGGTGGCCGGGTCCTATGGCACGTGGACGCTGACTTATACGGCAGGAGAAAAAGGGGTTGCGAAAGGAGGGGCAATTCGGATTTATACGGATGCGGATTCAGACCGCGCAACGCCTCAGATGGATGATCCCGCAGGGGAAGATTATTTGACGATTGACGTGCCGAGAGAAGCGCGTGTAGGCGCGCTGGTGCAGAGTATGATGTCGCTTTTGCTGACTGTAAATGGGCGCGCTTTGGCAGCGGGCGAGCAGGTCTCGGTGACTTATGGCGATACGACAGGCGGCGGACCGGGGTTTCGGTCACAGACTTTTGCCGAGGCGCAGCACTTTTTCTGGGTGGCGGTTGATGCGGGAGATGGCGAGGCCGAGATATTACCCGATCCGCCGTCTTTGCGCATTGTGGGGGGCGAGGCTGTGAAGCTGGTGGTCAATGCGCCGTCTATTGTCGCGTCTGGCAAACCGTTTCGCATTCAGGTCAAGGCCGAAGATGCCTGGGGGAATCCAGCGGTCTCTTATCGCGGGAATGTGGTGCTCAATGGCAATGATGTGCGCGTGCCGCAAACCGTGAGCTTTGGCGATGCAGACGGGGGCGTGCGGTGGATGGATGAATGTGTGGTGGAGCGCGGGGGGATTCACCGTGTCGATGCCGACGATGGCACACTGGTCGCGCAGAGCAACCCGATTGCATGCCGCAATACAGCACCGCAATTCGCGCTGTATTGGGGAGACTCACACGGTGGTCAGGTGGCTATGGCGGAGAAGATTCCCGATTTTTTCAGGTACGCACGAGATGTTGCAGCCATTCACTTTGCGGGATACCAGCGCAATGATCACGTTTTGAGCAAACGCGATTGGGTGTTGCAGCAAGAAACGGAACGCGCGTATAATCAGCCGGGGCAATTTGTCGCTTTGCCGGGCTTTGAGTGGTCGGCACAAACCACGCGGGGCGGGCATCACAATGTGTATTTTCGGCGGCACGATCAGCCGATCCGCCGGTCCGGACACGAGGGATTGGATGACAAGTCGGACGAAGATACGGATTTGAGGCACATTACAGAGGTCTATGAAGCGTATCGCGGGACGGATACGGTGATTACGGCTCATGTGGGGGGCGAGCATTCCGATTTGCAATACCACGATCCCTATCTGGAACCCGCTGTGGAAGTGACGTCGGATCACGGGACATTTGAGTGGATTTTGCAGGAGACACTTGAGCGCAATTATCGCATGGGATTTTTCGGCGGGAGTGATAGCCACAACGGGCGACCGGGCGGGGATACGCCGGGTTTTCAGCACCGGCGTTATGCCAAGGCGGGATTGGCTGCGGTGTATGCACCCGAGTTGACGATTGAGAGTGTTCTGGACGCGTACAAAGCGCGGCGTATTTACGCGACGACAGGTGCGCGGATTTTGCTGCATACTTCGTGTGAGGACCATTGGATGGGGGAGGAGTTCACAACGGGAAATACACCGCGTATCTCGGCTTTTGTAGCGGGTACTGCGCCGTATGAATCTGTGGAATTGTATCGCGGATTGGAACGGATTTACAGCCATCCGATTGAAGGGGCAAAAGACCGCAATCGCGTGCGTATTTTGTGGGAGGGCGCGAGTCGCAAGAGCAGTTATTCCGGCGTGATCTGGGAGGGTACACTGAGGGTTTCTGGGCGCGCGATTAATGGTGTTGAAAAGATCCGGTTTGACAGTCCGCGATCTCGCGTTTTTGATGTGTCCGATGAGGGGTTGCGCTGGTATTCTGTGGCGTGTGGGTATCGCAGTGGTCTTATTATCGACTTGCCGGGCGATGGCGACGTGGATATTGAATGCGTGGTGAATACTTCGGTTATTACCGGTCCCTTGTTCGGCGATCAGGGTATTAAACCGCCGAGGCGCATGTCTTATGCACCGGCTGAAAAGGTCGGATTTCACGTTGGGTCAAGTGATCTGGAAAATGGTCCGGTGACAATGGAACTGGGACCATTGAATCGGCGCGTGACCATTGATTTCGCGCCCGAGGCACAGGCCGCGGGAGAGGTGTCGTTCGATTTTACTGATGAAGACGCAAAGCCGGGCATTAATCCGTATTATGTTCGCGTGGTACAAACCGATATGGAGATGGCCTGGAGCAGTCCAATTTTTGTGGATTATGCCGTGGAGGAGGATTGAAATGGATGTGACGCGCATTTCAGCGTGTAGTTTTCCGCTTCGGGAAAGAGATCTGGATTATACTTTCAAGGTGATTTCCGAGGCGGGGTTTGACAAAATTGATCTGGTGGGGCGCATGCCGCATTTTTCGGTGACTGATCCCGATTACGATATGGACGAACTGTGTCGGGTATGCGATAAGTACGGCGTGGTGTTAGCAAATATCGGGTCGTACTGCGGGCGAGATTTTGTCGCCGATTCGGAAGATGACAGGCAGGCTGCAATGGATGAAATGAAAAAGACGCTGGATGTGGGGAAGGCGTTTGGTTCAAAGTCCATTCGCATTATGCCGGGTGATGGCAAACGCGCTTCGATTGATACGATAGTGCCCTATTTTCAGGAATCCGCGGAGTACGCCGAGAAATTGGGTATTTACATGGGGATTGAGAATCACGGCACTGAAATTTCTGGCAATCCAGAGGCCTGTCAGGAGATTTGTGAGAAGGTCGATTCAGAGTATTTTGGGATTTTGTACGAGCCGTGTAATTTGATGGCTGCAGGTGCAGATTATAAGTCTGCTTTTGATGTTTTTAAGGATTATATCGTGCATGTGCATATCAAGGATGGCGATTACAACTCGGAAGGGAAGTGGGAGCGGTGCATGCTCGGTGACGGTATTATCGATTATCACTGGGTGTGGGATCAGGTGGAAGCACTGGGCTACGATCGGGACTATGCACTGGAGTTTGAGGTGGGCGATATCGAACCCGTGGAGACGGGGTACCGGAAGTGGTATGAGACGTGGGAGAAGGCGTGAGAAGGTAGAAGTTTGAAGGGAGATGACCGTTGATCGCGGCTTTACAATACCGCAATTGCCGCGTCGAGGCGGGGGAGTATGCGGTCGGCGTTGTCGTGATTTTGATGTGCGGTGAAGAAATTGGGCACGGCGAAGACGGTCATGCCAGCGGCTTTTCCAGATTGTACGCCTGCGGCACTGTCTTCAAATACGACACAGGTTTCGGGCGGGACATCGAGTTTTGCGGCGGTTTTGAGGTAGATTTCCGGGTCGGGTTTGGTATGGGTGACGTCACTGCCCGAAAAAATAGCGCCAAATATGTCGTGGAGCGCGTTGGCATTTACATAGGGCAAGACGCCGTTTTGAAGTGTCGCCTGCATGCGCTGGCGCGGTGTGGATGATGCAATGCCGAGTTTGTAGTGTTTGTTTTGAAGATGTGATAGCAGGTCGAGAAAACCAGGCATGAGGTCAATTTGTTCGGGGTTTGAGATCGCGGTTTCAAATCGGGTCATCCAGGCTTCGTGGAAGTCTTCGGGACGGATCGGCAAGTCGTAGCGTTCGACGGCGTCTGCGCTGTTGCTTTCTACGGGATGTCCAACACAGCGCACATAACCTTCGCGCGGTATGTCAATTCCCAGTTCGTTGAGGGTCTGGTTATAGGTGTTGTAATAAATATTTTCCGTATCGACAATCAGGCCGTCCATATCAAATATGACGGCCTGGTATGGTTTAGGCATGATTTTGTCCTACAAGCTCAAGGTGAGAAGGGAGTCTTCATTCTGGTCGTCAAGAAAAGTTACGATCCGGTCTTTGTTCCGCAACAATAAGTCGGCAACCTGATTGTTCCCAGCATTTTTCCCTACAAGCCATACTACTTTTGGCGGATGACCTTGGGAGAAACTGAGTTGAGGAAAGTCTTTATCCCTTGACACGATTGCAAAACCCTGTTTGGCGGCGTAAGCCCAAATCGCTGGATCAGGTTGGCTCTGAAGACCAACTTGCTTGATACTGGCGGTGCCGGGAAAGGCTTCCGCAAGCCGCGCTACGAGTCGATGGCTCAGGTTCTCATCAAGAAGAAGTTTCACGTTGTGGCACTGGATTCAAATTGGAGTTTATGGAAATCGGAAAAATCCCGTGCAGCGCGGATGTGCTGCGGCGTTAGATCCGGAAAATCAACTAATAGTTCATCCTCAGTCATTCCCCCAGCCAGGTATTCCAATATGTCATAGACGGTAATTCGGGTGCCTTTGAAGCAGGGCTTGCCACTACGGACAAAAGGTCGAGGCTCAATATAGTTTTTGAAGCTCATTTTGCCATACTTCGCGGCATCTTCCCGTAGATGAATCCCGCCTTTAGCCCGTGTAATTTCACTGGATCCATAGTTACGTATTCTTAGGGCGAAATTTGCGGCATTCGCAAGGGCGATCCATTTCTTTTCTTTTGTGGCTATAACGTGGTCATCATCAGTCGCGTAAAGAAAGAAATCAATATCCCCACTATCGTTTTTTTCAGGCAAAATCCCTTCAGTCATCAGGCGAATCAAATATTGCGTGTACATGTGGGCGTAGCACTCTACCCTGGGAATGGCATCGGTAAGTCGTTGGGCAGAGAATACACGGACGTCATCCTTATCTGCTTGGACAAAAGCACGTATCTGGCAGGCGGATATGGCTTGGGTAAGCCACTCTTCTGACCGCATTCCGGCGAGGAATCTCTCCTTCTCTTCGCCTCGCAGTTTAGGTACAGACGAAGACCGCTTTTTTGGATCTTTGGCGTACCACTTTTGAAATCCGGAGATATTTTCCGCCATCAAGGAGATGAGAGCATCCACCCACTCTTGCTCGCCCTTCTCGCGCCATGTCGCTGTAAACGGTACATCCAGGCTCCATCGGTCACGAAGTTCGTAGTTCGGTACGCTTCTGCGAACTTCCTCAAGGCTTTGACCTGTGGCTAAGGCTTGGACAGCGTCGGAATATGAGGATATAGGTTCCGCCAACTTGTAACCAAATACCATAGCCAGATGCGATTCGGGATCCGGAAGTTCGTCTATCCGGTGCTTGAGAATGACTTTAGCCGCTGCCTTTCGATCTGCAAAAGATCTGTTGTTAAGTTTAGATACCAACTCAATGATTGAGATGGGAGAGTAACAGAGGTGCTCTCCAGGTTTTTTGACATCCTCAATGCAGATGCGATTCAGTCCTATGTCGTAAAGCACATTCGTATCAAAAATCACTGTCTTCGCCATGTTGTGCTCCTTTTTGTTTCCCTTCCCGACGCAGGTCTTTGTGAGGAGAGACAGTGCTTACTACGCGACTGCCATCTTGTATTTCAGCGGCTTTATAGCGGGCCACCAATTGGTTGAGATCGCCGCCGCTCTCTTCCAAGAGTTTCTGCCTCGTCTGGTGAATTTCTTCAACAATGGAATCACGCAATTATACCTCCATGAGTTCTTGGGGCGTACAGATTGTTGGCGGGTCGTAACCAAAGGTGCGGCAAATTGTCTCAATCTGAGGCCGCAATATAGCGTTGGCTATATGCGTACAATTCCAAGTTCGGGGGTATGCCAGGCAGTAGCCGACAAG
Coding sequences within it:
- a CDS encoding putative addiction module antidote protein, which produces MAKTKTYPWNAATHLKTKEDIAAYLEAVLEDGDPNLITAALGDIACAKGMTQIARETGLGRASLYKALSPEGNPGFATVLKVIHALGFRLHATPI
- a CDS encoding undecaprenyl-diphosphate phosphatase: MTPFEAMLLGLLQGLTEFLPVSSSGHLALGQAAWGIQTGNITFEVIVHFGTLLAIVTALRVRISNLVVGCLRRDSASWHTIYLLIIGSIPAGVVGILFKDILKEAFASPIAVCGFLIATGCILWSTRFARANRVKITFLDAILIGCAQALAVLPGISRSGSTIGMGLLRGLDGREAATFSFLLSIPIILGATALEVGDLLAHPPQMNALWTLLIGAIVAYASGVFAIRWLLGLLSGGHFARFAYYCWLIGLIGIAYFGK
- a CDS encoding DUF3604 domain-containing protein, which produces MSDAEVKKLYGSATVSPSEDVVAGSYGTWTLTYTAGEKGVAKGGAIRIYTDADSDRATPQMDDPAGEDYLTIDVPREARVGALVQSMMSLLLTVNGRALAAGEQVSVTYGDTTGGGPGFRSQTFAEAQHFFWVAVDAGDGEAEILPDPPSLRIVGGEAVKLVVNAPSIVASGKPFRIQVKAEDAWGNPAVSYRGNVVLNGNDVRVPQTVSFGDADGGVRWMDECVVERGGIHRVDADDGTLVAQSNPIACRNTAPQFALYWGDSHGGQVAMAEKIPDFFRYARDVAAIHFAGYQRNDHVLSKRDWVLQQETERAYNQPGQFVALPGFEWSAQTTRGGHHNVYFRRHDQPIRRSGHEGLDDKSDEDTDLRHITEVYEAYRGTDTVITAHVGGEHSDLQYHDPYLEPAVEVTSDHGTFEWILQETLERNYRMGFFGGSDSHNGRPGGDTPGFQHRRYAKAGLAAVYAPELTIESVLDAYKARRIYATTGARILLHTSCEDHWMGEEFTTGNTPRISAFVAGTAPYESVELYRGLERIYSHPIEGAKDRNRVRILWEGASRKSSYSGVIWEGTLRVSGRAINGVEKIRFDSPRSRVFDVSDEGLRWYSVACGYRSGLIIDLPGDGDVDIECVVNTSVITGPLFGDQGIKPPRRMSYAPAEKVGFHVGSSDLENGPVTMELGPLNRRVTIDFAPEAQAAGEVSFDFTDEDAKPGINPYYVRVVQTDMEMAWSSPIFVDYAVEED
- a CDS encoding Gfo/Idh/MocA family oxidoreductase, with translation MAEGHKLTMLGTGLIGMFYTMTLHRHRGIDRVQVVYSRTEERARTFAEEWDIPKWTTDLKTAIEDEETDGVVIGLPNDLHLEAARLAAQAGKAVFCTKPLGRTAEEARQILEAVEKAGVFGGYLEDLVYPPKTLKALESVKNGALGRILWVRSRETHPGPHSDWFWDINKAGGGAIVDMGCHCIEIIRNFIGKGIRPVEAMCWSDTLVHPVEAEDHGIGLIKFENGSMGQFEVGWAFRGGMDLRDEVAGTEGTIWLNHWLRTGFDMFTAVGQGGYVAEKAEGDTGWLFPVGDEVAELGYSDMFVDMFNAWDEGREPMETLYDGYVVNAIIDACYKSAKTKQWEPIEMEWRGGEIDRETTSTETDAPFVTLKTERMPDGRLKRIVKDKETGEISERIEE
- a CDS encoding TIM barrel protein produces the protein MAEVILSGFADEGPESKRAEEQFTMMRALGLSYYTIRFIDVGNGVKNAMELTAQEIVQLQKMHGEFGISVSSIGSPLGKIKLLDVNDGTDNRYVPFKEYLETDVKRAIELAHAFDTKLIRGFSYYHPHGTDPWPHLNQAADQLSEIVALCASEGLIYGSEVESHLIGGDGETLLALHEKIDSPNTCIIMDVGNMESMGHSPDSVFAEYEKTKPGLGWIHIKGFNAPANQPMLDRATERGLTRFIPVDQGDAGHEMVLRDFKTLVPRLQSQFQELGVPGVFIDLEPHVKGGGQFGGFSGIDGFGVAFRALCNLLDYLGYEYHLTGYEDLTMP
- a CDS encoding methylated-DNA--[protein]-cysteine S-methyltransferase, producing the protein MFNLQIFKQLPRGTTWEDMASPLGPLTVLASDNGVHAIAFEGDRTEQAKINFPRAVNHPIINTADEQLAMYFEGTLKVFDLPLDLRGTDFQKRVWELLLEIPFGETRTYGDIARALGNTDASQAVGAANGKNPVAIVVPCHRVIGASGHLTGYAGGMDKKRFLLTHEGVIQPTLFC